A region from the Neurospora crassa OR74A linkage group V, whole genome shotgun sequence genome encodes:
- a CDS encoding threonine dehydratase catabolic → MADPSTTPPLTRASVLAAHSLIKPYIHETPVLTNTTFDQLASTPRTPEELQGTEWEATERPANPKIRFWFKCENFQRIGAFKARGAFHAVERLKQTEGLEGLKKGGVVTHSSGNHAQALSLAARENGIPAHIVMPTISPPPKIAATKGYGANITFSGSTSTEREAVTREVIEKTGARLVPPYDHPDIILGQGTAALELQRQVAASLSTSGTTTTTNRRRLNAIITPCGGGGLLSGTALACSDLSPSDPSTPGPILVFGAEPSFSGADDGRRGYYSGTRIESVKSLTIADGLRTPLGAYPWSIIYERKLVAGMYSVGEEEIKKALRLVYERMKVVVEPSAVVGLAVALFNEEFRSMVEREGGEEGWDLGVVFSGGNVELAALGRLFGEE, encoded by the exons ATGGCCGACCCCAGCACCACCCCTCCCCTTACCCGTGCCTCCGTCCTCGCCGCTCACTCCCTCATAAAGCCCTACATTCACGAGACGCCCGTGCTTACGAATACCACTTTCGACCAACTCGCTTCCACCCCTCGTACTCCCGAAGAGCTGCAAGGAACGGAATGGGAGGCTACCGAAAGACCGGCGAACCCAAAGATTCGGTTCTGGTTCAAGTGCGAGAATTTCCAGCGGATTGGCGCGTTCAAGGCTAGAGGAGCGTTTCATGCTGTGGAGAGGTTGAAGCAAACTGAGGGGTTAGAGGGGTTGAAGAAGGGCGGAGTAGTGACGCATAGTTCTG GTAACCACGCCCAAGCCCTTTCCCTCGCTGCCCGCGAGAACGGCATCCCGGCGCACATCGTTATGCCTACCATCTCGCCTCCGCCCAAGATCGCTGCCACCAAGGGTTACGGCGCCAACATAACCTTTAGCGGAAGCACGAGTACCGAGCGTGAAGCAGTTACAAGGGAGGTGATTGAGAAGACGGGTGCGAGGCTGGTGCCGCCTTATGATC ACCCAGACATCATCCTCGGCCAAGGCACCGCCGCCCTAGAGCTCCAACGCCAAGTCGCCGCCTCTCTCTCCACctccggcaccaccaccaccaccaaccgtCGTCGTCTTAACGCGATAATAACCCcctgcggcggcggtggtctCCTCTCCGGCACCGCTCTCGCCTGTTCCGACCTCTCCCCTTCCGATCCCTCCACACCCGGTCCAATCCTGGTCTTCGGCGCCGAACCCTCCTTCTCGGGCGCGGACGACGGTCGTCGGGGTTACTACTCGGGCACTCGCATCGAGAGCGTCAAATCCTTGACGATTGCCGATGGGCTGCGGACTCCTCTGGGGGCGTATCCGTGGAGTATCATCTATGAGCGGAAGCTGGTGGCGGGCATGTACAGTGTGGGCGAGGAAGAGATCAAGAAGGCGCTGAGGCTGGTTTATGAGAGGAtgaaggttgttgttgagccGAGCGCGGTAGTGGGGTTGGCGGTAGCGTTATTTAATGAGGAGTTTAGGAGTATGGtggagagggaagggggggaggaagggtggGATTTGGGGGTGGTGTTTAGCGGAGGGAATGTTGAGCTGGCGGCGTTGGGGAGGTTGTTTGGTGAGGAATAG
- a CDS encoding amidohydrolase, protein MLKRIQNIRRRRLDWKFPRCLSYIPSIPLLLCVQRWSACRTVHRFDVLTFLLPVISDFACFACLLLFLYHWIPYFLAKHIRRFTKLELDNGLIKMASSPAVSVPIIDTHVHLYPQSEVESHQWYAEDNPLAKQHSIQEYQTATGAPGNLQGYVAIEVDRKNDNAKDWTYPLQEIAWLRRIVTGQPKPGEGHTADDGRDCLGIVPWAPVVLGSAELEKYLAAAEKEAGPETWAKVKGFRYLLQDKPNGTALSDDFIEGLKLLGRKKFVFDLGVDQHKRGRIQLEEAVEMIDRAHEGVDEEDKVVFILNHLCKPDLTIVNVQTDPSYIAWRTAMFTLSKCDRTYMKLSGCFSEMPEFLRARPAEEILSAILPWLAVVIAAFGPERIMFGSDWPVCTLGLGDEAWKKWRRVVEMTCHMAGLGPEAQTRLWAETAREAYKLDSRPVYKVVDLTRSDE, encoded by the exons ATGCTAAAACGAATACaaaatataagaaggagaaggctcGATTGGAAGTTCCCCCGTTGCCTCAGTTACATCCCatccatacctctacttttGTGTGTTCAGCGTTGGTCTGCCTGCAGGACGGTACACCGCTTCGACGTCCTGACCTTCCTACTTCCTGTCATCTCTGACTTTGCTTGCTTCGCttgtctccttctctttctctatCACTGGATACCTTACTTTCTTGCCAAACATATCCGTCGCTTTACCAAACTCGAGCTCGATAACGGCCTGATCAAAATGGCATCATCTCCCGCCGTTTCCGTTCCCATCATCGACACCCATGTGCACCTCTATCCCCAGTCCGAGGTAGAATCCCACCAGTGGTACGCTGAAGACAATCCTCTCGCCAAGCAGCACTCCATCCAGGAATACCAGACCGCCACCGGTGCGCCTGGCAATCTTCAGGGCTACGTCGCAATTGAGGTCGACCGCAAGAACGACAATGCTAAGGATTGGACTTACCCCCTACAAGAGATCGCATGGCTTCGCCGCATCGTAACCGGCCAACCGAAGCCTGGCGAGGGCCACACGGCTGACGATGGCCGTGATTGTCTCGGAATTGTGCCGTGGGCGCCGGTTGTATTGGGCTCTGCCGAGTTGGAAAAGTATCTCGCAGCTGCGGAAAAGGAAGCCGGGCCTGAAACATGGGCCAAGGTGAAGGGTTTCCGCTACTTGCTGCAAGATAAGCCCAACGGAACAGCCCTAAGTGACGATTTTATCGAGGGCCTGAAGCTGCTTGGCAGAAAGAAGTTCGTCTTTGACCTGGGTGTTGACCAGCACAAAAGAGGGAGAATCCAACTGGAGGAGGCGGTAGAAATGATCGACCGTGCACACGAAGgtgtggacgaggaggacaaaGTGGTATTTATCCTGA ACCACCTTTGCAAGCCAGATCTAACCATCGTCAATGTACAAACGGATCCCTCATACATCGCCTGGCGCACCGCCATGTTTACTCTCAGCAAGTGCGACCGTACCTACATGAAACTGAGCGGCTGCTTCAGCGAGATGCCCGAGTTTTTGAGGGCTCGCCCGGCCGAGGAAATTCTCTCTGCTATCCTACCCTGGCTTGCTGTGGTGATAGCCGCCTTTGGGCCCGAACGCATCATGTTTGGCAGCGACTGGCCGGTGTGCACTCTAGGCCTTGGTGATGAAGCCTGGAAGAAGTGGCGCAGAGTGGTGGAGATGACGTGCCATATGGCCGGCTTGGGACCCGAGGCTCAGACAAGGCTCTGGGCGGAAACAGCGAGGGAAGCGTACAAACTTGATAGTCGTCCGGTCTACAAAGTCGTAGACTTGACGAGAAGCGACGAATAG
- a CDS encoding NEDD8-conjugating enzyme UBC12: protein MLKIWSMKKEQQKAENAAGAESGGKKKKVTAAQLRVQKDLSELSLGSTMKTEFPDPDDILNFILYIEPDEGMYKGGKFSFTFNITPNFPHEPPKVQCREKIYHPNIDLEGKVCLNILREDWKPVLNLNAVIVGLQFLFLEPNASDPLNKEAAEDLRSNREGFKRNVRTAMSGGTVKGQTYERVVQ from the exons ATGTTGAAGATTTGGTCTATG AAAAAGGAGCAGCAGAAGGCCGAGAATGCGGCTGGGGCTGAAAGTGgcgggaagaaaaagaaagtcACGGCGGCGCAGTTGCGGGTGCAGAAAG ATCTCAGCGAGCTTTCACTAGGCAGCACAATGAAGACCGAGTTCCCGGACCCAGACGATATCCTCAACTTCATCCTCTACATCGAGCCGGACGAGGGCATGTACAAGGGCGGCAAGTTCAGCTTCACCTTCAACATCACACCCAACTTCCCACACGAGCCGCCCAAGGTGCAGTGCCGCGAAAAGATCTACCACCCCAATATCGACCTGGAAGGCAAGGTGTGCCTTAACATTCTGCGCGAGGACTGGAAGCCTGTACTCAACCTGAAcgccgtcatcgtcggcctacagttcctcttcctcgagcCCAACGCGAGCGATCCGCTGAACAAGGAGGCTGCCGAGGACCTGCGGTCCAACAGGGAAGGCTTCAAGCGCAACGTCAGGACAGCGATGTCGGGCGGTACAGTCAAGGGTCAGACGTATGAACGGGTTGTCCAGTAG
- the chs-1 gene encoding chitin synthase, whose protein sequence is MAYHGRGDGYDGHQLQDLPGGHNQGDQHDDAQAPFLSENPMPYDNDRLGTDTPPVRPVSAYSLTESYAPGAGTTRAGVAVNPTPPPHGGYGGGGVSSGVDQGYNYGGDYATDPAYRMSAIDEDDSWLRRQQPNAAPTGGLKRYATRKVKLVQGSVLSLDYPVPSAIRNAVQPKYRDEEGNNEEFFKMRYTAATCDPNDFTLKNGYDLRPRMYNRHTELLIAITYYNEDKVLLSRTLHSVMTNIRDIVNLKKSSFWNRGGPAWQKIVVCLVFDGLDKTDKNVLDVLATIGVYQDGVIKKDVDGKETVAHIFEYTSQLSVTPNQALIRPVDDGPQTLPPVQFIFCLKQKNTKKINSHRWLFNAFGRILNPEVCILLDAGTKPSPRSLLALWEGFYNDKDLGGACGEIHAMLGKGGKKLLNPLVAVQNFEYKISNILDKPLESAFGYVSVLPGAFSAYRFRAIMGRPLEQYFHGDHTLSKLLGKKGIEGMNIFKKNMFLAEDRILCFELVAKAGQKWHLSYIKAAKGETDVPEGAPEFISQRRRWLNGSFAASLYSLMHFGRMYKSGHNIVRMFFFHVQLIYNIANVIFTWFSLASYWLTTTVIMDLVGTPVTASSSSAEHHGWPFGDTVTPFFNAVLKYIYLAFVILQFILALGNRPKGSKWTYITSFFVFSLIQSYILVLSGYLVARAFSVPLDQQLQLDNAKDAMASLFGGSGSAGVILVALVTIYGLYFLASFMYLDPWHMFHSFPYYMLLMSTYINILMIYAFNNWHDVSWGTKGSDKAEALPSANVSKGEKDEAVVEEIEKPQEDIDQQFEATVRRALAPYKEDETPEPKDLEDSYKSFRTMLVVSWLFSNCLLAVVITSDNFNTFGIGQTASARTAWFFKFLLFATGALSVIRFIGFCWFLGRTGIMCCFARR, encoded by the exons ATGGCGTACCACGGTCGGGGCGACGGCTATGATGGCCACCAGTTACAAGATCTGCCCGGTGGGCACAACCAG GGCGACCAGCACGACGATGCGCAagctcccttcctctccgaAAACCCTATGCCTTACGACAACGACCGCTTGGGCACCGATACGCCTCCAGTCCGCCCTGTCTCGGCGTATAGCTTGACCGAATCCTATGCTCCTGGTGCTGGCACGACGCGAGCTGGTGTCGCTGTCAACCCTACCCCGCCACCTCACGGGGGttatggcggcggcggcgttagCAGTGGTGTCGATCAGGGCTACAACTACGGTGGTGACTATGCGACGGATCCGGCCTACAGGATGTCCGCCATCGATGAGGACGATAGCTGGCTCCGTCGTCAGCAGCCCAACGCTGCTCCCACCGGCGGCCTGAAGCGTTATGCCACCAGAAAGGTCAAGCTTGTCCAGGGTTCCGTTTTGAGTCTTGACTATCCCGTTCCTAGTGCTATTAGGAACGCTGTTCAGCCCAAGTACCGCGATGAGGAGGGCAACAACGAGGAGTTCTTCAAGATGCGTTACACTGCCGCCACTTGCGATCCCAACGACTTTACGCTCAAGAACGGTTACGATTTGCGCCCTCGCATGTACAACAGACATACCGAGCTTCTCATCGCCATTACGTACTACAACGAAGACAAGGTCCTGCTCTCCAGAACGCTGCACTCCGTCATGACCAACATCCGCGATATCGTAAACCTGAAGAAGTCTTCGTTCTGGAACCGCGGAGGACCGGCGTGGCAGAAGATTGTCGTTTGCTTGGTTTTCGACGGTCTTGATAAGACAGACAAGAATGTTCTCGACGTTCTGGCCACCATCGGTGTTTATCAGGATGGTGTCATCAAGAAGGACGTTGACGGCAAGGAGACTGTTGCACACATTTTCGAGTACACAAGTCAGCTTTCCGTCACACCAAATCAGGCGCTCATCCGGCCCGTGGATGACGGCCCGCAGACACTGCCCCCTGTGCAGTTCATTTTCTGCCTGAAGCAGAAGAACACCAAGAAGATCAACTCGCATCGTTGGCTGTTCAATGCCTTTGGCCGTATCCTCAACCCCGAAGTATGCATTCTGTTGGATGCCGGTACCAAGCCCAGCCCCAGGTCGCTGTTGGCTCTTTGGGAGGGTTTCTACAACGATAAGGATCTTGGCGGTGCTTGCGGTGAAATTCACGCCATGTTGGGCAAGGGCGGCAAAAAGCTGCTCAACCCCTTGGTCGCCGTCCAGAACTTCGAGTACAAGATTTCCAACATTCTCGACAAGCCGCTGGAAAGTGCTTTTGGTTACGTTTCTGTGTTGCCAGGTGCCTTCTCGGCCTACCGTTTCAGAGCCATCATGGGCCGGCCGCTGGAGCAATACTTCCACGGTGATCACACCCTGTCCAAGCTTTTGGGCAAGAAGGGTATTGAGGGTATGAACATTTTCAAGAAGAACATGTTCTTGGCCGAAGATCGTATTCTCTGCTTCGAACTGGTCGCCAAGGCTGGCCAGAAATGGCATCTGAGCTACATCAAGGCTGCCAAGGGCGAGACCGATGTGCCCGAAGGTGCGCCCGAGTTCATCTCTCAGCGTCGTCGTTGGCTCAACGGTTCGTTCGCCGCCAGTTTGTACTCGCTCATGCATTTCGGAAGAATGTACAAGAGCGGTCACAACATCGTCCGCATGTTCTTCTTCCACGTCCAGCTCATCTACAATATCGCAAACGTCATCTTCACATGGTTCTCTCTCGCTTCCTACTGGCTCACCACCACTGTCATCATGGATCTTGTTGGTACCCCGGTTACGGCTTCTAGCTCTTCGGCAGAACATCACGGTTGGCCCTTCGGTGACACGGTAACGCCCTTCTTCAACGCGGTTCTCAAGTATATCTACCTGGCATTCGTTATCTTGCAGTTCATCCTTGCATTGGGTAATCGGCCGAAGGGTTCCAAGTGGACATACATTACCTcgttcttcgtcttctcgcTCATTCAGTCCTATATCTTGGTTTTGTCCGGTTATCTTGTTGCCCGCGCGTTCTCCGTACCGCTCGACCAACAATTACAGCTGGACAACGCTAAGGACGCAATGGCTTCGTTATTCGGCGGCTCAGGATCAGCAGGTGTCATTTTGGTGGCCTTGGTTACCATCTACGGCCTTTacttcttggcctcctttATGTACCTCGACCCCTGGCACATGTTCCACTCGTTCCCTTACTACATGCTCCTCATGTCGACCTACATCAACATCCTCATGATTTACGCCTTCAACAACTGGCACGACGTCTCGTGGGGTACCAAGGGTTCGGATAAGGCCGAGGCACTGCCGTCCGCCAACGTCAGCAAGGGCGAGAAGGATGAGGCCGTGGTGGAAGAGATTGAGAAGCCACAGGAGGATATCGACCAACAGTTCGAGGCTACTGTCAGGCGCGCTCTTGCTCCGTACAAGGAAGACGAGACGCCGGAGCCTAAGGATCTCGAGGACTCGTACAAGTCTTTCAGAACCATGCTTGTCGTGTCTTGGCTGTTTTCCAACTGCCTCCTCGCGGTTGTTATCACCAGTGATAACTTTAACACATTTGGCATCGGG CAAACCGCATCCGCGAGAACTGCGTGGTTCTTCAAGTTCCTTCTGTTCGCTACTGGTGCGCTCTCTGTCATCCGCTTTATTGGCTTCTGTTGGTTCCTTGGCAGGACCGGTATTATGTGCTGCTTTGCCCGTCGCTAA
- the rpa-1 gene encoding replication factor-A protein 1, which translates to MAGQITQGALDAMFNDPDRAQQQFPVPILQCLQIKTLDSKNGGAGATERFRIVLSDLKNYVQCMMATQTNHLVHDGLLQRGCIVRLKQYQAQCLKGKNILIVLDLEVIQSLGCPEKMGDPQPLGPRSAEPQQNPNLGSTGFYGVKSEPTQDTKPQFPRQMPSRNASGGQGSSTIYPIEGLSPFSHKWTIKARVTSKSDIKTWHKASGEGKLFSVNFLDESGEIRATGFNDQVDQFYDLLQEGQVYYISTPCRVQLAKKQWSNLPNDYELTFERDTVIEKAEDQTSVPQVRFNFVNIQELQDVERDATVDIIGVLKEVQEVTQIVSKTTQKPYDKRELTLVDNTGYSVRCTIWGKTATNFDAQPESIVAFKGTKVSDFGGRSLSLLSSGTMAIDPDIPEAHHLKGWYDSSGRNNTFATHNNMQTLGGATGRKDDAKTISQVKEENLGTNEAPDYFALKATVVFIKQDNFAYPGCRSEGCNRKVTDMGDGTWRCEKCQINHDRPQYRYIMSVNVNDHTGQLWLSCFDDTARVIMGKSADELMEIRETDETRLPAEFEQANCRKLNFRCRAKMDTFGEQQRIRYQVMSVAPLDYKMEGNKLNELINSYNQMSM; encoded by the exons ATGGCGGGTCAAATCACACAGGGCGCTCTGGA CGCCATGTTCAATGATCCCGATCGCGCACAACAACAGTTCCCTGTCCCCATCCTTCAATGTCTCCAGATCAAGACCCTCGACTCCAAGAATGGGGGCGCGGGCGCCACGGAGAGGTTCCGCATTGTGCTGAGCGACCTCAAGAACTATGTCCAATGTATGATGGCCACGCAAACAAACCATCTTGTTCACGATGGCCTCCTGCAACGCGGCTGCATCGTGCGCTTGAAGCAGTATCAAGCTCAATGTCTCAAGGGCAAAAA CATCTTGATTGTCCTCGATCTCGAAGTTATCCAGTCCCTTGGCTGTCCCGAAAAGATGGGCGATCCACAGCCTCTTGGCCCCCGCAGTGCAGAACCACAGCAGAACCCCAATCTCGGCAGCACCGGCTTCTATGGCGTCAAGAGCGAACCTACCCAAGACACGAAACCACAGTTTCCACGCCAGATGCCCTCGCGTAATGCCAGCGGGGGTCAGGGATCAAGCACGATATATCCTATTGAAGGTCTCTCGCCCTTCTCGCACAAATGGACCATCAAGGCCAGAGTCACCTCCAAGTCCGATATCAAGACCTGGCACAAGGCTAGCGGCGAGGGCAAGCTCTTCAGCGTCAACTTTCTTGACGAGAGTGGCGAAATTAGAGCAACAGGATTCAACGACCAAGTCGACCAGTTCTATGATTTGCTACAGGAGGGTCAGGTTTACTACATTTCTACACCTTGCAGGGTACAGCTTGCCAAGAAGCAATGGTCGAATCTCCCCAATGACTACGAGCTCACCTTTGAGCGGGATACCGTGATCGAAAAGGCCGAAGACCAGACATCTGTACCACAGGTACGCTTCAACTTTGTCAACATCCAGGAGCTTCAGGATGTTGAGAGGGATGCGACTGTCGATATTATTGGTGTCCTCAAGGAGGTCCAAGAGGTGACCCAGATTGTATCCAAGACCACACAGAAGCCGTACGACAAGCGCGAGCTGACCCTTGTTGACAACACTGGGTACTCGGTACGTTGTACCATCTGGGGTAAGACGGCCACGAACTTTGATGCTCAGCCTGAATCCATTGTGGCCTTCAAGGGCACAAAGGTCAGCGATTTCGGTGGACGCAGCTTGTCCCTGCTTTCGTCTGGCACCATGGCCATCGATCCGGATATTCCAGAGGCCCATCATCTCAAGGGCTGGTATGATAGCAGCGGCAGGAACAACACCTTCGCCACCCACAACAACATGCAGACCTTGGGTGGTGCGACCGGTCGCAAGGACGACGCCAAGACCATCTCACAAGTAAAGGAAGAGAACCTTGGCACAAACGAGGCGCCGGATTACTTCGCTCTCAAGGCAACGGTTGTATTCATCAAGCAGGATAACTTTGCCTACCCTGGGTGCCGAAGCGAAGGCTGTAACAGGAAGGTCACAGATATGGGTGATGGTACCTGGCGCTGCGAGAAGTGCCAGATCAACCACGATAGACCTCAGTACCGTTACATTATGAGCGTCAACGTCAACGACCACACAGGTCAACTTTGGCTTAGCTGCTTCGACGATACGGCGCGGGTCATCATGGGCAAGTCGGCCGATGAACTTATGGAGATTCGAGAGACCGACGAGACGCGGTTGCCCGCCGAGTTTGAGCAGGCCAACTGCCGCAAGCTGAACTTTAGGTGCAGGGCGAAGATGGACACATTTGGTGAACAGCAGAG GATTCGATACCAGGTCATGAGCGTGGCGCCCCTTGACTACAAGATGGAAGGAAACAAGCTTAACGAGCTCATCAATTCTTACAACCAAATGAGCATGTAA
- the ilv-2 gene encoding ketol-acid reductoisomerase, with product MAARNCTKALRPLARQLATPAVQRRTFVAAASAVRASVAVKAVAAPARQQVRGVKTMDFAGHKEEVHERADWPAEKLLDYFKNDTLALIGYGSQGHGQGLNLRDNGLNVIVGVRKNGKSWEDAIQDGWVPGKNLFDVDEAISRGTIVMNLLSDAAQSETWPHIKPQITKGKTLYFSHGFSPVFKDLTKVEVPTDVDVILVAPKGSGRTVRSLFREGRGINSSFAVYQDVTGKAKEKAVALGVAVGSGYLYETTFEKEVYSDLYGERGCLMGGIHGMFLAQYEVLRERGHSPSEAFNETVEEATQSLYPLIGAHGMDWMFDACSTTARRGAIDWTPKFKDALKPVFNNLYDSVKNGDETKRSLEYNSQPDYRERYEAELDEIRNLEIWRAGKAVRSLRPENQK from the exons ATGGCCGCCCGCAACTGCACCAAGGCTCTCCGCCCCCTGGCCCGCCAATTGGCCACTCCCGCCGTCCAGCGCCGCACCTTCGTGGCTGCTGCCAGCGCTGTCCGCGCCTCCGTTGCCGTCAAGGCCGTTGCCGCTCCCGCCCGCCAGCAGGTCCGCGGTGTCAAGACCATGGACTTCGCCGGCCACAAGGAGGAGGTTCACG AGCGCGCTGACTGGCCCGCTGAGAAGCTCCTT gACTACTTCAAGAACGACACCCTCGCTCTCATCGGCTACGGCTCTCAGGGTCACGGCCAGGGTCTTAACCTCCGTGACAACGGCCTCAACGTCATCGTCGGTGTCCGCAAGAACGGCAAGTCCTGGGAGGACGCCATCCAGGATGGCTGGGTTCCCGGCAAGAACCTCTTCGATGTCGATGAGGCCATCTCCCGCGGTACCATCGTCATGAACCTCCTTTCCGATGCCGCTCAGTCCGAGACCTGGCCCCACATCAAGCCCCAGATCACCAAGGGCAAG ACCCTCTACTTCTCCCACGGTTTCTCCCCCGTCTTCAAGGATCTCACCAAGGTCGAGGTCCCCACCGACGTTGACGTCATCCTCGTCGCCCCCAAGGGCTCCGGCCGTACCGTCCGCTCCCTCTTCCGTGAGGGCCGTGGCATCAACTCCTCTTTCGCTGTCTACCAGGACGTCACCGGCAAGGCTAAGGAGAAGGCCGTCGCTCTCGGTGTCGCCGTCGGCTCCGGCTACCTTTATGAGACCACCTTCGAGAAGGAGGTCTACTCTGACCTCTACGGTGAGCGTGGCTGCCTGATGGGTGGTATCCACGGCATGTTCCTCGCCCAGTACGAGGTCCTCCGCGAGCGCGGCCACTCCCCCAGCGAGGCTTTCAACGAGACCGTTGAGGAGGCTACCCAGTCCCTCTACCCCCTCATTGGTGCCCACGGCATGGACTGGATGTTCGACGCCtgctccaccaccgcccgcCGTGGTGCTATCGACTGGACTCCCAAGTTCAAGGACGCCCTTAAGCCCGTCTTCAACAACCTCTACGACTCCGTCAAGAACGGTGACGAGACCAAGCGCTCTCTCGAGTACAACTCTCAGCCCGATTACCGTGAGCGTTACGAGGCTGAGCTCGACGAGATCCGCAACCTCGAGATCTGGCGCGCCGGCAAGGCCGTTCG CTCCCTCCGTCCCGAGAACCAGAAGTAA